From the genome of Parazoarcus communis, one region includes:
- a CDS encoding EAL domain-containing protein, whose translation MFAHPFRLAALAFAYTLAGWLALQLAVPPGYAAPFYPAAGIALTGLLIFGHRLWPAIFLGSLLVNLNAQMQSGGPESIGWTLALVPFGAVIQAVFGAWLAQRLIGFPNPLGSPRQILRFLGVVAPASSLISPSLAIPLLYASGTIGADDIAFSWWNWWIGDTMGVIIAAPVMFVLFGQPAEDWRSRRLGVIVPLGIAIALLAFAFHNVRNWEALRVQTQFNRDVEHVASGVRKRLEVQIDMMQSIERLMVVSEEVTRAEFHDFVTPWLKRYPGTQNFGWNPLVRHAERMRFEQSVRNTGQRDFRILGRDAEGRTFPALKAEEYFPITFVEPLAANLSALGLDPASLPTTARAIDASRRTGMPVASEAIRLVQEEQVQRGVVVYLAAFGKTTGPDQPRPLLGVVSGAFRMDDSMTTARELAKRTGIELCLIDADGSPDNRRLSGAAGCETDAWLHKGVRRALPILFAGRNWELRLSATPEYIAGMRSWAAWSTVAVGLLAIGMLGAFLLITTGNTRRIARLVDRRTEELKTASDSLRAQQDALAEAQRIARLGSWEVGSDGRTLQVSGELHQVLNCDAATLRTLTDLVACVEESDRERLQAAIARATETAGRVTLDCDLGASPGHVLQFQIESTPEADSRHHLRGTVQDVSAEREAEAHIQYLAHFDPLTGLPNRSAWMNQAQTALISAHRNGDLLGILFLDLDNFKTVNDSLGHPVGDRLLAAVARRLAGCLREEDILARLGGDEFVALLPRLPHSDDAAQVARKLIEVLAAPIHIDDHELSTSVSIGIALSPADGEDVDTLLKHADTAMYGAKAAGRNQYEFFVPDMNARAFERLMLENALRRGIERNELVLHYQPQIEARSGQVNGCEALVRWNHPDLGLVPPLQFIPVAEDSGLIGPLGEWVLREACRQQAQWQNSSMSELRMAINISALQFLKPDFVDTVKRALADTGANPQRIELEITESALMQPGTALTGRLLQLRDMGLTLALDDFGTGYSCLAYLKRLPIRRLKIDHSFVRDLPGDQEDAAVTSATLSLARDLGLEVVAEGVETVEQRDYLLARGCHSLQGFMYSRPLTIADFEAWTEARRQPA comes from the coding sequence ATGTTCGCCCACCCATTCCGGCTTGCAGCGCTCGCCTTCGCCTATACCCTCGCCGGCTGGCTTGCGCTTCAGCTTGCCGTCCCGCCCGGCTATGCAGCCCCCTTCTATCCGGCAGCAGGCATTGCACTCACCGGCCTGCTGATTTTCGGCCACCGGCTCTGGCCCGCGATTTTTCTCGGCTCCCTGCTGGTCAACCTGAACGCGCAGATGCAGAGCGGTGGGCCAGAGTCCATCGGGTGGACGCTTGCGCTCGTGCCCTTTGGCGCCGTAATCCAGGCCGTATTCGGCGCATGGCTGGCACAGCGACTGATCGGCTTTCCGAATCCGCTGGGATCCCCGCGCCAGATCCTGCGCTTTCTCGGCGTGGTTGCGCCGGCAAGCAGTCTGATCAGCCCATCTCTGGCCATACCGCTGCTGTATGCCTCAGGCACCATTGGTGCTGACGATATTGCCTTCAGCTGGTGGAACTGGTGGATCGGCGACACCATGGGCGTCATCATCGCCGCCCCGGTGATGTTCGTGCTCTTTGGTCAGCCGGCCGAAGACTGGCGCTCGCGCAGACTTGGTGTCATCGTGCCCCTTGGCATCGCCATCGCCCTGCTTGCCTTCGCGTTTCACAATGTCCGCAACTGGGAAGCCCTGCGAGTGCAGACCCAGTTCAACCGCGATGTCGAGCACGTCGCCAGCGGAGTGCGAAAACGCCTCGAAGTGCAGATCGACATGATGCAGTCGATCGAGCGCCTGATGGTCGTCAGTGAAGAGGTCACCCGTGCCGAGTTTCATGATTTCGTCACCCCATGGCTCAAGCGCTACCCCGGGACACAGAACTTCGGCTGGAATCCGCTCGTCCGCCATGCCGAAAGAATGCGCTTCGAGCAGTCAGTCCGGAACACGGGCCAGCGTGACTTCCGGATTCTCGGACGTGACGCCGAAGGGCGCACCTTTCCTGCGCTGAAAGCCGAGGAGTACTTCCCGATTACCTTTGTCGAACCGCTGGCCGCCAACCTGAGCGCGCTCGGTCTCGACCCGGCGTCCCTGCCGACGACCGCCAGAGCGATTGATGCGTCGCGCCGCACCGGAATGCCGGTTGCCTCGGAGGCGATCCGCCTGGTGCAGGAGGAACAGGTTCAGCGCGGCGTTGTCGTCTATCTCGCGGCATTTGGAAAAACGACGGGCCCTGATCAGCCACGGCCACTGCTAGGGGTCGTTTCCGGCGCCTTCCGCATGGACGACTCAATGACCACGGCGCGAGAGCTGGCAAAACGCACGGGTATCGAACTGTGCCTGATCGATGCCGACGGCAGCCCCGACAATCGCCGCCTCTCCGGCGCGGCCGGTTGCGAAACCGACGCCTGGCTCCACAAGGGGGTGCGCCGCGCACTGCCCATCCTGTTTGCTGGGCGCAACTGGGAGCTGCGCCTGAGCGCGACGCCCGAGTACATCGCCGGAATGCGCAGTTGGGCCGCGTGGAGCACCGTTGCCGTGGGGCTGCTCGCGATCGGCATGCTGGGCGCCTTTCTGCTGATCACGACGGGAAACACCCGGCGCATTGCGCGCCTGGTCGATCGGCGCACCGAAGAACTTAAAACCGCAAGCGACAGCCTTCGCGCCCAGCAGGACGCACTCGCCGAAGCACAGCGCATCGCCCGGCTGGGTAGCTGGGAGGTCGGCAGCGACGGCAGAACCCTGCAGGTTTCGGGAGAGCTCCATCAGGTCCTGAACTGCGACGCGGCAACGCTTCGCACGCTCACCGACCTCGTTGCCTGCGTCGAGGAGTCCGACCGCGAACGACTGCAGGCCGCAATCGCCCGGGCGACCGAAACAGCCGGGCGGGTCACGCTCGACTGCGACCTTGGCGCATCACCGGGTCATGTACTCCAGTTCCAGATCGAAAGCACCCCGGAAGCCGACAGCCGGCACCACCTGAGAGGCACTGTCCAGGACGTCAGTGCCGAGCGAGAGGCAGAAGCCCATATTCAATACCTCGCTCATTTCGACCCACTCACCGGGCTACCGAATCGCAGCGCCTGGATGAATCAGGCGCAAACGGCGCTGATCTCGGCACACCGCAACGGCGACCTCCTGGGCATCCTGTTCCTCGACCTCGACAACTTCAAGACCGTCAATGACTCGCTCGGCCACCCCGTCGGCGACCGGCTGCTGGCAGCCGTTGCGCGGCGCCTGGCCGGGTGCCTGCGCGAAGAGGACATTCTTGCCCGCCTTGGTGGTGACGAGTTCGTCGCCCTGCTGCCACGCCTGCCTCACTCGGACGATGCCGCACAGGTCGCGCGCAAGCTGATTGAAGTGCTCGCAGCCCCGATTCACATCGACGATCACGAACTGTCCACATCGGTCAGCATCGGCATCGCCCTCTCCCCGGCCGACGGCGAGGACGTAGACACCCTGCTCAAGCATGCGGATACGGCGATGTACGGCGCCAAGGCCGCGGGCCGCAATCAATACGAGTTCTTTGTGCCCGACATGAACGCGCGCGCGTTCGAGCGGCTCATGCTGGAGAACGCGTTGCGGCGGGGTATCGAGCGCAATGAGCTGGTGCTGCACTATCAGCCGCAGATCGAAGCCCGCAGTGGGCAGGTCAACGGATGTGAGGCGCTGGTGCGCTGGAACCATCCCGATCTCGGCCTGGTGCCGCCGCTGCAGTTCATCCCCGTTGCGGAAGACTCCGGCCTGATCGGGCCGCTTGGTGAATGGGTGCTGCGCGAGGCCTGCCGCCAGCAGGCGCAATGGCAAAACAGCTCGATGAGCGAGCTGCGGATGGCGATCAACATATCCGCCCTTCAGTTCCTCAAGCCCGACTTCGTCGATACGGTGAAACGCGCGCTTGCCGACACCGGCGCAAATCCGCAGCGGATCGAACTCGAGATTACCGAAAGCGCGCTGATGCAGCCGGGTACAGCACTGACCGGACGGCTGCTGCAGTTGCGCGACATGGGGCTGACGCTGGCGCTGGACGATTTCGGCACCGGCTACTCCTGCCTGGCCTATCTGAAGCGCCTGCCGATCCGGCGCCTGAAGATCGACCATTCCTTCGTCAGGGACCTGCCCGGCGACCAGGAAGACGCCGCGGTGACCTCTGCCACACTGTCGCTGGCGCGTGACCTCGGCCTCGAAGTGGTTGCCGAAGGCGTCGAAACCGTCGAGCAGCGTGACTACCTGCTTGCCCGCGGTTGCCATTCACTGCAGGGCTTCATGTATTCCAGGCCGCTCACCATCGCGGACTTCGAAGCCTGGACCGAAGCCAGACGGCAGCCGGCCTGA